The nucleotide sequence TGGAAATGTATTATACGCCCATGTTGTCGCGGTTTGAGGCATTTGCAACAAAACACAACCACCAAGCCTTTGTAAAGCAGTTTATTGATTCGGAAAAAGAAGAGATTGCCCACTTCAACCAATACAAAGCGTATTATGGGTATGCTTTTTATCTGGCTTCCAAGCGGGTTTAATGTCGCGCTGTTATAAGCCTAACCGCAACAATGTAAGAGAATCCGGCCATAAGGATGGTAATAACATAAAGTTAGGCAAGTATAGCCGATGCTTGGCAAAAAAACTGTGTTTGCGCAAAAAGAGAAGACCGGAAGCCCTTCCTCCATCAAGAATTATCGAAGTTCAGTCCTTCGTCCGTAGTATTTTTGGCGTAAATTTTTCCTTGTTCACTCACCTTGTTCATTCTCATGCTCACCCTTGATCTTTCTAATATCGTTCCGTTTTTGCCATCGGAACAGGCGCTTTCAGACTTGAAACCCGCATTGGAGGCGGCACACGCGGCATTGCTCACCAAAACGGGTGCCGGAAACGACTTTCTGGGATGGCGGGACTTGCTCACCACGCCCAATTTGGCACTCATAGAAGAGGTCGCTACTTTGGCGAAGGAGATTCGCGAGCGGGCGGAGGTCTTGCTTTGTGTGGGCATTGGTGGCTCATACTTAGGGGCAAAAGCCGTTATCGAAGCTCTTTCGCCCTATTTTAATCGTTCAGGCCCGGAAATCCTCTTTGCCGGACACCATATGAGTGGGGCCTATTTGCGCGAGTTGTTGCAATCCTTAGATGGAAAATCGGTTTATGTGAACGTTATTTCCAAATCCGGTACAACCCTTGAACCCGCTTTGGCCTTCCGCTTTTTGTTGGATTGGATGGATGCGCGTTTCGAAGATGCCAACTCTCGTATTATTGCCACTACCGATCCAGCCTCTGGTGCATTAAACCAACTTCGTAACAACCGAGGCTTCCGCAAATTTGTCATTCCACCGGATGTTGGCGGACGCTTCTCCGTCCTTACGCCTGTTGGACTTTTGCCCATTGCCGCCGCAGGAATAGACATCCATGCGTTGTTCGAGGGCGCTCGTGCCGAGTGCGAACGCCTGACTGCGCCCGAAAATAATGCGGCACTACAATATGCCGCTGCCCGCTTCTTGTTGCATGAGGCAGGTTATAAAACCGATGTCCTTTCCGTTTTTGAGCCAAAACTTTATCCCATGGGTGCTTGGTGGCAACAGCTCTATGGCGAGAGTGAAGGCAAAAATGGAAAGGGACTTTTCCCTGTGGCCATGCAGTTTTCAACCGACCTACATTCCCTCGGGCAGTACATGCAAGACGGACAACGGGTGGTAGCCGAGACGTTTTTGATGGCCAAAGAAGATAAGGGCAATATTGCCGCACCGATGTTGGCAGGAGACCTCGATAAACTGAACTACCTCGTCGGGAAGCCCTATACCGAGATCAACCAAAAGGCATACGAGGGCACGCGGCAGGCACATACCGATGGCGGTGTACCCAATATGACCCTCTGGATGGATGCCATTACCCCACACACGCTCGGAGAATTAATTTATTTCTTTGAACACGGGGTAGCGATTGGTGGATATTTGTTGGGGATTAATCCATTTGATCAACCCGGCGTTGAGGCGTATAAAAAGGAGATGTTCCGCCTTTTGGGGAAACCTTAAAAGCCTGTAAATATAGCGTTTATACCTTATCCGCAGGGCATAATGCTTTGCGGATTTTTTATGGGATGGGGAGGAGGATGCGGAAAAGGGTTCCTTGACCTTGTTTACTTTCCACCTGAGCCGTTCCGCCATGTGCTTCCACGACTGACTTAACGATGGCAAGTCCCAATCCGGAAGATTGATGGGCTTGTTGTCGTGCAGGATCTCCTCGGTAGAAGCGGTCAAACACAAAAGGCAACTGCGCTGCCGAGATGCCCTCACCATAATCTTGAACAGAGAATACCATATTAAAGCCCTTGGTGTGGGCGGCAAGTTCGACCACTTGGTTTTCAGGGGAGTAGCGTAGTGCATTCCCGACCAAATTACCCAATACTTGTATCATTCGGTCTTCATCCACCAAAACGGTGGGTAATTGGTGGTTGGCTTTGAGATGTATTCGGATATTGCGGCGGCGGGCTTGTTCTTCAAAAGTGTATAGTATGCGCTCCAAAAGCTCGGTTGGCTTTTTAGGGA is from Rhodothermia bacterium and encodes:
- a CDS encoding glucose-6-phosphate isomerase is translated as MLTLDLSNIVPFLPSEQALSDLKPALEAAHAALLTKTGAGNDFLGWRDLLTTPNLALIEEVATLAKEIRERAEVLLCVGIGGSYLGAKAVIEALSPYFNRSGPEILFAGHHMSGAYLRELLQSLDGKSVYVNVISKSGTTLEPALAFRFLLDWMDARFEDANSRIIATTDPASGALNQLRNNRGFRKFVIPPDVGGRFSVLTPVGLLPIAAAGIDIHALFEGARAECERLTAPENNAALQYAAARFLLHEAGYKTDVLSVFEPKLYPMGAWWQQLYGESEGKNGKGLFPVAMQFSTDLHSLGQYMQDGQRVVAETFLMAKEDKGNIAAPMLAGDLDKLNYLVGKPYTEINQKAYEGTRQAHTDGGVPNMTLWMDAITPHTLGELIYFFEHGVAIGGYLLGINPFDQPGVEAYKKEMFRLLGKP